One stretch of Oceanimonas pelagia DNA includes these proteins:
- a CDS encoding NAD/NADP-dependent octopine/nopaline dehydrogenase family protein — MSLRVSVIGSGNAGLTAAYHFSLLGANVCLYGAPGFDQPLADIAERGGIEALAEFNGVPLEFAGVQPIHTLSRDLAETVAFADVLVLPVPSFAQEPLFRAMLPHLKNGQTLMLMPGNYGSLVFDRLRREQGYDTLDVTLVDAISIPWATRIVGPAQLAILGMKEQLPVAALPASRTQQAIEQLQPLMPLPLTALDNVIAAGLENINFGGHPLLTTLNMGLLENFNGQYNYYKDCCSPATARAAAVMEQERLAVGRALGLSLKTELEAMNSLYGLNAGSVYELNRTSETHGKLNSAPKSSQDRYITEDAAFLLVPCFELGRLAGVRTPLVESCLHIDNAYNNTDYFSNGRTLEKMGLTGKSVQEIMAIVA, encoded by the coding sequence ATGAGCTTGCGTGTTTCCGTTATCGGCTCCGGCAATGCCGGCCTGACCGCCGCCTACCATTTTTCCCTGCTGGGCGCGAATGTGTGCCTCTATGGCGCTCCCGGCTTTGATCAGCCCCTTGCCGACATCGCCGAACGCGGCGGCATTGAAGCCTTGGCCGAATTCAACGGCGTGCCACTGGAATTTGCCGGCGTTCAGCCCATTCACACCCTGAGCCGGGATCTGGCCGAGACGGTGGCCTTTGCCGATGTGCTGGTGCTGCCGGTGCCGTCCTTTGCCCAGGAGCCGCTGTTCCGGGCCATGCTGCCGCACCTGAAAAATGGCCAGACCCTGATGCTGATGCCGGGCAACTACGGCTCCTTGGTGTTTGATCGCCTGCGCCGGGAGCAGGGCTATGACACCCTCGACGTGACCCTGGTAGACGCCATTTCCATACCCTGGGCCACCCGCATCGTGGGCCCGGCTCAACTGGCCATTCTGGGCATGAAGGAGCAGCTGCCGGTGGCCGCCCTGCCCGCCAGCCGCACCCAACAGGCCATTGAACAGCTGCAGCCGCTGATGCCCCTGCCGCTCACCGCCCTCGACAACGTGATTGCCGCCGGCCTGGAAAATATCAATTTTGGTGGTCATCCCCTGCTCACCACCCTCAACATGGGCCTGCTGGAGAACTTCAACGGCCAGTACAACTACTACAAGGACTGCTGTTCACCGGCCACCGCCCGGGCCGCGGCGGTGATGGAGCAAGAACGGCTGGCGGTGGGCCGGGCCCTTGGGTTGTCGCTGAAAACCGAGCTGGAGGCCATGAACAGCCTCTATGGCCTGAACGCCGGCAGCGTGTATGAGCTTAACCGCACTTCGGAAACCCACGGCAAGCTCAACAGCGCGCCCAAATCCTCCCAGGATCGCTACATCACCGAAGACGCCGCCTTTCTGCTGGTGCCCTGCTTTGAGCTGGGACGGCTGGCCGGGGTGCGCACGCCCCTGGTGGAGTCCTGTCTGCATATCGATAACGCCTATAACAATACCGACTATTTCAGCAACGGACGCACCCTGGAAAAAATGGGCCTGACCGGTAAATCGGTTCAGGAAATCATGGCTATCGTGGCCTGA
- a CDS encoding TRAP transporter substrate-binding protein: MDMQKGFKLKQLAGVSALALFACGAAQADTWRYAHEEYEGDVQDVFAHKFKEYIEDNSAHQLQIYRFGELGESDDIMEQTQAGILNFVNQSPGFTGALIPEAQIFFIPYLMPTDMKDVVSFFRESDAINEKFPKLYAEKGLKLLKMYPEGEFVVTLDEPITTPEELKNKKVRVMTNPLLSETYSAFGATPTPLPWGEVYGALQTNMIQGQENPIFWIESGGLYEVSPNLIFTGHGWFTTAMMANQDFYNGLSDQDKQLVQKASDYAFEQTIEHIDGLAERALEKITSSSDEVTVTRLNEEQIAAFRARAPQVEAKFIEMTGERGQELLNTFKEDLEKVTN, from the coding sequence ATGGATATGCAAAAGGGATTCAAGCTCAAGCAACTGGCCGGTGTGTCGGCCCTGGCCCTGTTCGCCTGTGGCGCCGCCCAGGCCGATACCTGGCGTTACGCCCATGAGGAATACGAAGGCGACGTGCAGGATGTGTTCGCCCACAAGTTCAAGGAATACATCGAGGACAACTCGGCGCACCAGCTGCAGATCTACCGCTTTGGCGAGCTGGGCGAGTCGGACGACATCATGGAGCAGACCCAGGCGGGCATTCTGAATTTCGTGAATCAGTCCCCCGGCTTTACCGGTGCTCTGATCCCCGAAGCGCAGATCTTTTTTATTCCCTACCTGATGCCCACCGACATGAAGGACGTGGTGAGCTTCTTTCGGGAAAGTGACGCCATCAACGAGAAATTTCCGAAACTCTACGCGGAAAAAGGCCTGAAGCTGCTGAAAATGTACCCGGAAGGGGAGTTTGTGGTCACGCTGGACGAGCCCATCACCACCCCCGAAGAGCTGAAGAACAAGAAGGTACGGGTGATGACCAACCCGCTGCTGTCGGAAACCTACTCCGCCTTTGGCGCCACCCCCACCCCCCTGCCCTGGGGCGAAGTGTACGGCGCACTGCAGACCAACATGATTCAGGGCCAGGAAAACCCCATTTTCTGGATCGAGTCCGGCGGCCTGTATGAGGTGTCGCCCAACCTTATCTTCACCGGCCACGGTTGGTTCACCACCGCCATGATGGCCAACCAGGACTTCTACAACGGCCTGTCGGACCAGGACAAGCAACTGGTGCAAAAGGCCTCCGACTACGCCTTTGAACAGACCATAGAACATATCGACGGCCTGGCCGAGCGCGCGCTGGAAAAGATCACCAGCAGCAGCGACGAGGTGACTGTTACCCGCCTGAACGAAGAGCAGATTGCCGCCTTCCGTGCCCGCGCCCCCCAGGTGGAAGCCAAGTTCATTGAAATGACCGGTGAGCGTGGCCAGGAACTGCTCAACACCTTTAAAGAAGATCTCGAAAAAGTGACCAACTAA
- a CDS encoding YfcC family protein, which translates to MTKIKFPSACTILFFLTIIMAVLTWVVPAGQYQMTKNEELGRMVPKVGTYEATDANPQGIFEVLMAPVQGFYDPASYVARAADVALFVLVIGGFLGVMTRTGAIDAGINASMTRLKGREKWMIPLLMGLFALGGTVYGAAEETLPFYALLIPVMIAAGYDSVVGVAVIMIGAGIGCLGSTINPFATVIASNAAEISFMDGIGLRLAILLLGWLACVIYVMRYAEKVKQDPSRSVVAHQKEENEYHFLGDKNHEVPALTGRHKLILAIFAVSFGIMIWGVSAGGWWMAELSALFIGASIVVGLVGRLSEADMTGSFIDGARDLVGVALIIAIARGLVVVMDNGNITHTILHYAEGMLADLHQVAFINAIYWIEAFMSLIVPSSSGLAVLSMPILAPLADFSGVSRELVVTAYQSASGLPNLIMPTSGIVMGALAIGRVSFGAWLKFIGPLLLMLSAMVMALLSLGVMIA; encoded by the coding sequence ATGACCAAAATAAAGTTCCCTTCTGCCTGCACCATACTGTTCTTTCTGACCATCATCATGGCCGTGCTCACCTGGGTGGTGCCCGCCGGCCAGTACCAGATGACCAAGAACGAAGAGCTGGGCCGCATGGTGCCCAAGGTGGGCACCTATGAAGCGACAGACGCCAACCCACAGGGCATTTTTGAAGTGCTGATGGCTCCGGTGCAGGGCTTTTACGATCCGGCCAGCTACGTGGCCCGGGCTGCGGATGTGGCGCTGTTTGTGCTGGTGATCGGCGGTTTTCTCGGTGTCATGACCCGCACCGGCGCCATTGACGCCGGCATCAATGCCAGCATGACCCGGCTCAAGGGCCGGGAAAAATGGATGATTCCCCTGCTGATGGGCCTGTTTGCTCTTGGAGGCACCGTGTATGGCGCCGCCGAGGAAACCCTGCCCTTTTATGCCCTGTTAATCCCGGTGATGATCGCCGCCGGCTACGACAGCGTGGTGGGCGTGGCCGTTATCATGATCGGCGCCGGCATCGGCTGTCTGGGCTCCACCATCAATCCCTTTGCCACCGTGATCGCTTCCAACGCCGCCGAGATCAGTTTTATGGACGGCATCGGTCTGCGCCTGGCCATTCTGCTGCTGGGCTGGCTGGCCTGTGTGATCTACGTAATGCGTTATGCCGAAAAGGTAAAACAGGATCCGTCCCGCTCCGTGGTAGCCCACCAGAAGGAAGAAAACGAATATCACTTTTTGGGAGATAAAAACCATGAAGTGCCGGCCCTGACCGGCAGGCACAAGCTCATTCTCGCCATTTTCGCGGTATCGTTCGGCATCATGATCTGGGGTGTATCGGCGGGCGGCTGGTGGATGGCCGAGCTGTCGGCGCTGTTTATCGGTGCCAGCATCGTAGTGGGCCTGGTGGGGCGGCTGTCGGAAGCCGATATGACCGGCAGCTTTATCGACGGCGCCCGGGATCTGGTGGGCGTGGCGCTGATCATCGCCATTGCCCGCGGTCTGGTGGTGGTGATGGACAACGGCAATATCACCCACACCATTCTTCACTACGCCGAAGGCATGCTGGCGGATCTGCATCAGGTGGCCTTTATCAACGCCATTTACTGGATAGAAGCCTTTATGAGCCTGATTGTGCCTTCGTCGTCCGGCCTGGCGGTGTTGTCCATGCCCATACTGGCGCCCCTGGCCGACTTCTCCGGCGTCAGCCGCGAGCTGGTGGTGACCGCCTATCAGTCCGCTTCCGGCCTGCCCAACCTGATCATGCCCACCTCCGGCATCGTGATGGGCGCCCTGGCCATTGGCCGGGTCTCTTTCGGCGCCTGGCTGAAGTTCATCGGCCCACTGCTGCTCATGCTCAGCGCCATGGTGATGGCCCTGCTCAGCCTGGGTGTGATGATCGCCTGA
- a CDS encoding TRAP transporter small permease, whose amino-acid sequence MNNNNQDIVEDDTASYHSGLPGVLGWLDEWIARIEAVMLAAGVLLMAINTCANVIARFVFGEGFFFSGEINRILIILITFAGLGYAARHGRHIRMSALYDSLSVRLRKVLMVLIALFTSAVMFFLCYHAYGYIETLYSRGRILPALGFEIWWIYLWVPVGFAITGIQYLLTAVKNLTSRGVFLSTGVPDGYGDTETEV is encoded by the coding sequence ATGAACAACAACAACCAGGACATCGTCGAGGACGACACCGCCAGTTATCATTCCGGCCTGCCCGGGGTACTGGGCTGGCTGGACGAATGGATTGCCCGCATCGAGGCGGTCATGCTGGCCGCCGGCGTGCTGCTGATGGCCATCAACACCTGCGCCAACGTCATTGCCCGCTTTGTGTTTGGTGAGGGTTTTTTCTTCTCCGGCGAAATCAACCGCATTCTGATTATTCTGATCACCTTTGCCGGCCTGGGCTACGCCGCCCGTCACGGCCGCCATATTCGCATGTCGGCCCTGTACGACTCGCTCTCCGTTCGGTTGCGCAAGGTGCTGATGGTGCTGATCGCGCTGTTTACCTCGGCCGTCATGTTTTTTCTCTGTTATCACGCCTACGGCTATATCGAGACCCTGTACAGCCGCGGTCGCATTCTGCCGGCACTGGGCTTTGAGATCTGGTGGATTTACCTGTGGGTGCCGGTGGGTTTTGCCATAACCGGCATTCAGTATTTGCTGACCGCCGTCAAAAACCTCACCAGCCGGGGGGTATTTCTTTCCACCGGTGTGCCGGACGGCTATGGCGACACCGAAACCGAAGTGTAA
- a CDS encoding universal stress protein, translating to MFKRIVVAVDGSDSALRAVDKAVRLQQLLPEAEILLICVYKHHSLFEASLSIGRPAEMDIPDKVLSEYAREVVNHAKTHAQAQGATHLRGFVRGGRPSKVIVQFAREKDADLIVVGTRGTHSDKEGMLLGSVSHRVTSAARCPVLVV from the coding sequence GTGTTTAAACGAATCGTGGTGGCCGTGGACGGCTCCGACAGCGCCCTGCGGGCGGTAGACAAGGCGGTGCGGCTGCAACAGCTGCTGCCCGAGGCCGAGATTTTGCTGATTTGCGTGTACAAGCACCACAGCCTGTTCGAAGCCAGCCTGTCCATCGGCCGGCCGGCAGAGATGGACATACCCGACAAGGTGCTGTCGGAATACGCCCGGGAGGTGGTCAACCACGCCAAAACCCATGCTCAGGCGCAGGGCGCCACCCATTTGCGCGGCTTTGTGCGCGGCGGCCGGCCTTCCAAAGTGATAGTGCAGTTCGCCAGAGAAAAGGACGCAGATCTGATTGTGGTGGGCACCCGCGGCACCCACAGCGACAAGGAAGGCATGCTGCTCGGCAGCGTGTCCCACCGGGTGACCAGCGCCGCCAGATGCCCGGTGCTGGTGGTGTGA
- the sstT gene encoding serine/threonine transporter SstT, protein MNQTQPLMLRMVYGGSLVTRILIGIVAGALLAMLAPAAAESAGLLGSLFVGALKAVAPVLVFVLVMSSIANHKKGEQTSIKPILYLYLLGTFAAALTAVLLSFAFPTELVLVGHGGDASPPEGIGEVLQTLVFNIVDNPVNALLTGNFIGVLAWAVGLGLAFHHAGDSTKTLLGDLSMGVSAIVKFVIRLAPVGIFGLVANTIASTGFDALWGYAQLLAVLLGAMLIIALVVNPVLVYLKIGRNPYPLVLQCLRESGVTAFFTRSSAANIPVNMELCKKLRLHEDTYSVSIPLGATINMGGAAITITVLTLAAVHTLGIEVDLMTALLLSVVASVSACGASGVAGGSLLLIPLACSLFGIPNEVAMQVVAVGFIIGVLQDSAETGLNSSTDVLFTAAACMADEQKAK, encoded by the coding sequence ATGAACCAAACCCAACCCCTTATGCTGCGCATGGTCTATGGCGGCAGCCTGGTAACCCGAATTCTGATCGGCATTGTGGCCGGCGCCCTGCTGGCGATGCTGGCCCCTGCTGCCGCCGAGTCGGCCGGCCTGCTTGGCAGCCTGTTTGTGGGCGCGCTCAAGGCCGTCGCCCCGGTGCTGGTGTTTGTGCTGGTGATGTCGTCCATCGCCAATCACAAGAAAGGCGAGCAGACCAGCATCAAGCCTATTCTCTATCTCTATCTGCTGGGCACCTTTGCCGCCGCGCTTACCGCCGTGCTGCTGAGCTTTGCCTTTCCCACCGAGCTGGTGCTGGTCGGTCACGGCGGCGACGCCTCACCGCCGGAGGGCATTGGCGAAGTGCTGCAGACCCTGGTGTTCAATATTGTCGACAACCCGGTGAACGCCCTGCTGACCGGCAACTTTATCGGTGTGCTGGCCTGGGCCGTGGGGCTGGGGCTGGCGTTTCACCATGCCGGTGACAGCACCAAAACCCTGCTGGGCGATCTGTCCATGGGCGTGTCGGCCATCGTCAAATTCGTGATCCGGCTGGCGCCGGTGGGTATTTTTGGCCTGGTGGCCAACACCATTGCCAGCACCGGCTTTGATGCCCTCTGGGGTTATGCGCAATTGCTGGCGGTGCTGCTGGGCGCCATGCTGATCATCGCCCTGGTGGTCAACCCGGTGCTGGTGTACCTGAAAATCGGCCGCAACCCTTATCCGTTGGTGCTGCAATGCCTGCGTGAAAGCGGCGTGACCGCCTTCTTTACCCGCAGCTCCGCCGCCAACATTCCGGTGAACATGGAGCTGTGCAAAAAGCTCAGGCTGCATGAAGACACCTACTCGGTGTCCATTCCGCTCGGGGCCACCATCAACATGGGCGGCGCCGCCATTACCATTACCGTGCTCACTCTGGCTGCGGTGCATACGCTGGGCATTGAGGTGGATCTGATGACCGCCCTGCTGCTGAGTGTGGTGGCCTCGGTCTCCGCCTGTGGAGCTTCCGGTGTGGCCGGCGGCTCACTGCTGCTGATCCCTCTGGCCTGCAGCCTGTTCGGCATTCCCAACGAGGTTGCCATGCAGGTAGTGGCCGTGGGCTTTATTATCGGTGTGCTGCAGGACTCTGCCGAAACCGGCCTGAACAGCTCCACCGACGTGCTGTTTACCGCCGCGGCCTGCATGGCCGATGAGCAAAAAGCAAAGTAA
- a CDS encoding TRAP transporter large permease has protein sequence MATLLMSIMIGLLLLGFPMMIPLITAAVVGFVMMFDGFGQMGTFIQQMMGGIRPASLIAVPMFILAADIMTRGHSADRLINMVMAFIGHIKGGLAISTATSCTLFGAVSGSTQATVVAVGSPLRPKMLRAGYSDPFTLALIINASDIAFLIPPSIGMIIYGVISETSIAELFIAGIGPGLLILVMFSLYCLYYAHKNEVPTEPRASWRERGVAVRQALWPLFFPVIIVGGIYGGIFSPTEAAAVCVLYAFLLEFVVFRSLKLPDIYRIAKSTGLITAVVFILVAVGNGFSWILSFAQVPQTILESVGVNEAGPVGVLIAICVAFFIACMFVDPIVVILVLTPIFAPAIQSTGLDPVLVGVLITLQVAIGSATPPFGCDIFTAIAIFKRPYMEVIRGTPPFIFMLVAAAGLIIAFPDIALYFRDLAFAD, from the coding sequence ATGGCAACACTGTTAATGTCGATCATGATTGGCCTGCTGCTGCTGGGCTTTCCCATGATGATTCCGCTGATCACCGCCGCCGTGGTGGGCTTTGTGATGATGTTCGACGGCTTTGGTCAGATGGGCACCTTTATTCAGCAGATGATGGGCGGCATTCGCCCGGCCTCGCTGATTGCCGTGCCCATGTTTATTCTGGCCGCCGACATCATGACCCGGGGCCATTCCGCCGACCGGCTGATCAACATGGTGATGGCCTTTATCGGTCACATCAAGGGGGGGCTTGCCATCAGCACCGCCACCTCCTGCACCCTGTTCGGCGCCGTGTCCGGCTCCACCCAGGCCACCGTGGTGGCGGTGGGCTCGCCGCTGCGGCCCAAAATGCTGCGCGCCGGTTATTCCGACCCCTTCACCCTGGCACTGATCATCAATGCCAGCGATATCGCCTTTCTGATCCCGCCGAGCATCGGCATGATCATCTACGGGGTGATTTCGGAAACCTCCATTGCCGAGCTGTTTATCGCCGGCATTGGCCCGGGGCTGCTGATCCTGGTGATGTTCTCGCTCTACTGCCTGTATTACGCCCACAAGAACGAAGTGCCCACCGAGCCCAGGGCCAGCTGGCGCGAGCGCGGCGTGGCCGTGCGCCAGGCGCTGTGGCCGCTGTTCTTTCCGGTGATTATCGTGGGCGGCATTTACGGCGGTATATTCAGCCCCACCGAAGCCGCCGCCGTGTGCGTGCTTTATGCCTTTTTGCTGGAGTTCGTGGTATTCCGCTCGCTGAAGCTGCCCGATATCTACCGCATCGCCAAGTCCACCGGACTGATTACCGCCGTGGTGTTTATTCTGGTGGCGGTGGGCAACGGCTTTTCCTGGATATTGTCATTCGCCCAGGTGCCGCAGACCATTCTGGAGTCGGTGGGCGTGAACGAGGCCGGCCCGGTGGGTGTGCTTATCGCCATTTGCGTGGCCTTTTTTATCGCCTGCATGTTTGTGGACCCCATTGTGGTGATCCTGGTGCTGACGCCCATTTTCGCCCCGGCCATTCAGTCTACCGGGCTGGATCCGGTGCTGGTGGGGGTGCTGATCACCCTGCAGGTGGCCATCGGCTCGGCCACGCCGCCCTTTGGCTGTGACATTTTCACCGCCATCGCCATTTTCAAGCGACCCTATATGGAAGTGATCCGCGGCACCCCGCCCTTTATCTTTATGCTGGTGGCCGCCGCCGGGCTGATTATCGCCTTTCCCGACATTGCGCTGTATTTCCGGGATCTGGCCTTTGCGGACTGA
- a CDS encoding LysR substrate-binding domain-containing protein — MKLSQLNAFKAIVECQTVTAAAERLNLSQPAVSRLLAALEQRLGFQLFVRKGNRLQLSDDGEAFYLEVARAFEAFSGLDQAAASIREHRFGRLNMAAMPLLSGAFLPRTLARFLRQAPQMKVSLKTFRSEEVMHRVQSQTLDIGFAFVDAPLAGVNARRVKCESVCLLPASSPLAEKTCIDVSDLAESPLIRHEKDISQRKIDALLRRYQLSLSEHIEVSLATSAAALVREGLGVAITDPFTARMASEQQAVLTRPLAFSLPFEFDILFPALRPASRHADRFVEAFAGLAAEMNIELRIDPRRSLQEQV; from the coding sequence ATGAAACTTTCCCAGCTCAATGCCTTCAAGGCCATTGTGGAATGCCAGACCGTTACCGCCGCCGCGGAGCGGCTCAACCTCAGCCAGCCGGCGGTGAGCCGGTTGCTGGCGGCGCTGGAGCAGCGGCTGGGATTTCAGCTGTTTGTGCGCAAGGGCAACCGCCTGCAACTCAGCGACGACGGCGAGGCCTTTTATCTGGAAGTGGCCCGGGCCTTTGAAGCGTTCTCCGGCCTGGATCAGGCCGCCGCTTCCATTCGCGAGCATCGTTTTGGCCGCCTCAATATGGCCGCCATGCCGCTGCTGTCCGGTGCTTTTCTGCCCCGCACCCTGGCGCGGTTTTTACGCCAGGCGCCGCAAATGAAGGTGTCCCTCAAGACTTTCCGCTCGGAAGAGGTAATGCACAGGGTACAGAGTCAGACCTTGGATATCGGTTTTGCCTTTGTCGATGCGCCCCTGGCCGGCGTGAATGCCCGCCGGGTGAAATGCGAGTCGGTCTGTCTGTTACCCGCCTCTTCACCCCTGGCGGAAAAAACCTGTATAGATGTATCCGATCTCGCCGAATCGCCACTGATCCGCCACGAAAAGGACATCAGCCAGCGCAAGATAGACGCCCTGCTGCGCCGCTACCAGCTCAGCCTGAGCGAACATATTGAGGTCTCTCTGGCCACCTCGGCGGCGGCGCTGGTGCGCGAAGGGCTGGGCGTGGCCATTACCGATCCCTTTACCGCCCGCATGGCCAGCGAGCAGCAAGCCGTGCTGACCCGGCCGCTGGCCTTCTCCCTGCCCTTTGAGTTCGACATTCTGTTTCCGGCGCTGCGCCCGGCCAGCCGCCATGCGGATCGCTTTGTGGAAGCCTTTGCCGGCCTCGCCGCCGAGATGAACATTGAGCTGCGTATCGATCCCAGGCGATCCCTGCAGGAGCAAGTGTGA
- a CDS encoding MipA/OmpV family protein, whose product MNRSIVCSLAALSLLAAPAMAQSWSGSVGLSATQAPDYLGSDDYETRVLPDANLKYGELFYLNWRDGLGWNLYQQQDWSLSPFVGYTPGRDNDGDLHRFARVDGGLTGGLRLSYQPGFWRFSLQGQTPLTGDVDGYQLTLRAGWRDQIAPGWTAGFGPSLTYSSKEWTQSLFRVSAGDAARSGFSRYEPGEGYWRLGLSGNINYRVAANWSVTGLAGITQLTGDAEDSPIVKRAGEATQALAGMVLSYHF is encoded by the coding sequence ATGAACCGATCCATTGTCTGTTCCCTTGCCGCCCTGTCACTGCTGGCCGCACCGGCCATGGCCCAGTCCTGGAGCGGCAGCGTTGGTCTTTCCGCCACCCAGGCCCCCGATTACCTGGGCAGCGATGACTACGAGACCAGAGTGCTGCCGGACGCCAACCTCAAATACGGTGAGCTGTTTTACCTCAACTGGCGCGATGGTCTGGGCTGGAACCTGTATCAGCAACAGGACTGGAGCCTGTCGCCCTTTGTCGGCTACACCCCGGGGCGGGATAACGACGGTGACCTGCACCGTTTTGCGCGCGTGGACGGCGGCCTGACCGGCGGCCTGCGCCTGAGCTACCAGCCCGGCTTCTGGCGCTTCAGCCTGCAGGGCCAAACGCCGCTGACCGGTGATGTGGACGGCTACCAGCTGACCCTGCGCGCCGGCTGGCGGGATCAAATTGCACCGGGCTGGACCGCCGGCTTTGGCCCCAGCCTGACCTACAGCAGCAAGGAGTGGACCCAAAGCCTGTTTCGCGTGTCCGCCGGCGATGCCGCCCGCAGTGGCTTCAGCCGTTATGAGCCCGGCGAGGGTTACTGGCGTCTGGGCCTGAGCGGCAACATCAATTACCGTGTTGCCGCAAACTGGTCGGTCACCGGCCTGGCCGGCATCACTCAACTCACCGGCGATGCCGAAGACAGCCCCATCGTCAAACGGGCCGGCGAGGCCACCCAGGCCCTGGCCGGTATGGTGCTGAGCTACCACTTCTGA